A genomic segment from Desulfovibrio sp. ZJ209 encodes:
- the dsrJ gene encoding sulfate reduction electron transfer complex DsrMKJOP subunit DsrJ has translation MYNAKAVIIGIVIFVAVFSSPFWTSWIGQDYTKTGVVLPAGEKQCIEDTEFMRAQHMRLLDEWRDQALREENRVYESALNGKKWVISLQNTCLKCHSNYAEFCEKCHVANSVYPYCWTCHIIPTEGKR, from the coding sequence ATGTATAACGCCAAAGCTGTCATCATCGGCATCGTCATCTTTGTGGCGGTCTTCAGCTCGCCCTTCTGGACGAGCTGGATCGGCCAGGACTACACCAAGACCGGCGTTGTCCTGCCCGCGGGCGAAAAGCAATGTATCGAAGACACGGAATTCATGCGCGCCCAGCACATGCGCCTGCTCGACGAATGGCGCGACCAGGCCCTGCGCGAGGAGAACCGCGTGTATGAGTCCGCGCTCAACGGCAAGAAGTGGGTCATCAGCCTTCAGAACACCTGTCTGAAGTGCCATTCCAACTACGCGGAATTCTGCGAAAAGTGCCATGTGGCCAACAGCGTCTATCCCTACTGCTGGACTTGCCACATCATTCCCACGGAGGGCAAGCGATGA
- the dsrK gene encoding sulfate reduction electron transfer complex DsrMKJOP subunit DsrK, translated as MAKLPTPQMLVASRPAFPDKDWFDTKPDFIPGSYCYPAKMETMEMLHMPHPHEWDPTAENWNLPEDWEKILCDAFADRLEKHRSLKLFMDICVRCGACADKCHFFLGTNDPKNMPVLRAELLRSLYRRDHTMLGKLLGKRVGARGWDMHVVKELFYYAYQCTECRRCSLFCPYGIDTAEITMIVRELLHEVGLGLHWIMDPVKNCSFTGNHLGIQPHSYVEIVEMLADDCETVTGIRPKTPFNKKNAEILFITPSGDVFAEPGIYTFMGYLLLFHELDLDYTFSTYASEGGNFGSFVSFNMAKKLNAKMYAEAERLNVKWLLGGECGHMWRVINQYMDTYNGPAPANMEVPVSPITGTVFDVAKSTKMIHIAEFTADLIRHNKLKLDPRRNANLVTTWHDSCNPARGMGLLDEPRYVLKHVCDNFVEMPENTIREQTFCCGAGSGLNTEEIMELRMRSGMPRGNALRYVQQKYGVNHMACVCAIDRATLPPLADYWAPGCTISGLHELVGNALVMKGEAKRTMNLRQEDLPEEALDEEAPADGNAESQGEGR; from the coding sequence ATGGCAAAACTCCCCACGCCGCAAATGCTCGTCGCCAGCCGCCCGGCCTTTCCGGACAAGGACTGGTTCGACACCAAGCCGGACTTCATCCCCGGCAGCTACTGCTACCCGGCCAAGATGGAGACCATGGAGATGCTGCACATGCCGCATCCCCATGAGTGGGACCCCACGGCCGAAAACTGGAACCTCCCCGAAGACTGGGAAAAGATCCTCTGCGACGCCTTCGCCGACAGGCTCGAGAAGCACCGCTCGCTCAAGCTCTTCATGGACATCTGCGTGCGCTGCGGCGCCTGCGCGGACAAGTGCCACTTCTTCCTGGGCACCAATGACCCCAAGAACATGCCCGTGCTGCGCGCCGAGCTTCTGCGCTCGCTCTACCGGCGCGACCACACCATGCTCGGCAAGCTGCTCGGCAAGCGCGTGGGCGCGCGCGGCTGGGACATGCACGTGGTGAAGGAGCTCTTCTACTACGCCTACCAGTGCACGGAATGCCGCCGCTGCTCGCTCTTCTGCCCCTACGGCATCGACACCGCCGAAATCACCATGATCGTGCGCGAACTGCTGCACGAGGTGGGCCTCGGGCTCCACTGGATCATGGACCCGGTGAAGAACTGCAGCTTCACGGGCAACCATCTGGGCATCCAGCCGCATTCCTATGTGGAGATCGTGGAGATGCTCGCCGACGACTGCGAGACCGTCACCGGCATCCGCCCGAAAACGCCCTTCAACAAGAAGAACGCCGAGATCCTGTTCATCACGCCTTCGGGCGACGTGTTCGCGGAGCCGGGCATCTACACCTTCATGGGCTACCTGCTCCTCTTCCACGAGCTCGACCTCGACTATACCTTCTCCACCTACGCCTCCGAAGGCGGCAACTTCGGCTCCTTCGTCTCCTTCAACATGGCGAAGAAGCTCAACGCCAAGATGTACGCCGAGGCCGAGCGCCTCAACGTCAAGTGGCTGCTCGGCGGCGAGTGCGGCCACATGTGGCGCGTCATCAACCAGTACATGGACACCTACAACGGCCCGGCGCCGGCCAACATGGAAGTGCCGGTCTCGCCCATCACGGGCACGGTGTTCGATGTGGCCAAATCCACCAAGATGATCCACATCGCCGAGTTCACGGCCGACCTCATCCGCCACAACAAGCTCAAGCTCGACCCGCGCAGGAACGCCAACCTCGTGACCACCTGGCACGACTCCTGTAACCCGGCGCGCGGCATGGGCCTTCTGGACGAGCCCCGCTATGTGCTGAAGCATGTCTGCGACAACTTCGTGGAAATGCCCGAGAACACCATCCGCGAGCAGACCTTCTGCTGCGGCGCGGGCTCGGGCCTGAACACCGAAGAGATCATGGAACTGCGCATGCGCTCCGGCATGCCGCGCGGCAACGCCCTGCGCTATGTGCAGCAGAAATACGGCGTCAACCACATGGCCTGCGTCTGCGCCATCGACCGCGCCACCCTGCCGCCGCTCGCCGACTACTGGGCCCCGGGCTGCACCATCAGCGGCCTGCACGAGCTTGTGGGCAATGCCCTCGTCATGAAGGGCGAAGCCAAGCGCACCATGAACCTGCGCCAGGAAGACCTGCCCGAGGAGGCCCTGGACGAGGAAGCTCCGGCGGACGGCAACGCCGAAAGCCAGGGGGAGGGCCGATAA
- the dsrM gene encoding sulfate reduction electron transfer complex DsrMKJOP subunit DsrM yields the protein MFASLVLVLLIAAIAWIGASVGLAPLFGVVLPYAAVLVFIGGMIWRMAYWAKSPVPFCIPTTGGQEQSLDFIKQAKIDCPSTTWGVVKRMFTEVFLFRSLFRNTSAEIVENDPVNKGPRLIYYSSLWLWAFALIFHYSVLVIFIRHFRFFMEPVPAPITWVETIDGIMQVGSPRFYWTGGLALVALLFLLARRVWNYRLRYISLANDYFPLWLLLGIVCSGLCLRYFDKTEISQVKIYLMGLTHFAPVSAAGINGLFFIHLTLVCVLLMYFPFSKLAHMPGVFFSPTRNMANNSRRIRHINPWNPPKQYFTYPEYEDAYRDAMAEAGLPLEKQPEKAAE from the coding sequence ATGTTTGCATCGTTGGTCCTCGTGCTGCTCATCGCGGCCATCGCCTGGATCGGAGCGAGCGTGGGGCTCGCGCCGCTCTTCGGCGTGGTGCTGCCGTATGCGGCGGTGCTCGTCTTCATCGGCGGCATGATCTGGCGCATGGCGTACTGGGCGAAATCCCCGGTGCCCTTCTGCATCCCCACCACCGGCGGCCAGGAGCAGTCGCTCGACTTCATCAAGCAGGCCAAGATCGACTGCCCCAGCACCACCTGGGGCGTGGTCAAGCGCATGTTCACCGAGGTCTTCCTCTTCCGCTCGCTCTTCCGCAACACCAGCGCGGAGATCGTGGAAAACGACCCCGTGAACAAGGGCCCCCGCCTCATCTACTATTCCTCCCTGTGGCTCTGGGCCTTCGCGCTCATCTTCCACTATTCGGTGCTCGTCATCTTCATCCGCCATTTCCGCTTCTTCATGGAGCCCGTGCCCGCGCCCATCACCTGGGTGGAGACCATCGACGGCATCATGCAGGTGGGAAGCCCGCGCTTCTACTGGACGGGCGGCCTCGCGCTCGTGGCCCTGCTCTTCCTTCTGGCGCGCCGCGTGTGGAACTACCGGTTGCGCTATATCTCGCTCGCCAACGACTATTTCCCGCTCTGGCTTTTGCTCGGCATCGTCTGTAGCGGGCTGTGCCTGCGCTATTTCGACAAGACCGAGATCTCGCAGGTGAAGATCTACCTCATGGGCCTCACGCACTTTGCGCCGGTCTCGGCCGCGGGCATCAACGGGCTCTTCTTCATCCACCTGACGCTCGTCTGTGTGCTGCTCATGTACTTCCCCTTCTCCAAGCTCGCGCACATGCCCGGCGTGTTCTTCAGCCCCACGCGCAACATGGCCAACAATTCGCGGCGCATCAGGCACATCAATCCCTGGAACCCGCCCAAGCAGTACTTCACCTATCCCGAATACGAGGACGCCTACCGCGACGCCATGGCCGAGGCGGGGCTTCCCCTGGAAAAGCAACCCGAAAAGGCTGCCGAGTAA
- a CDS encoding RsbRD N-terminal domain-containing protein, translated as MRSLKILRAHKKEVVDSWVEAVFATYPLETTGFLRTASDPFTNPVAHMTREAAGVLFDAVAGEDVEAATVRASLDRFVKLRAVQKFAPSQSLAVFYLMKPILREKVMPEMRLKGRLEDYLDAESRLDTLALLAFDIYAEARETVAESRIKEIKNQHAQLARWAQRLENGPGMAQAPEPESPEKAPRDHAAPGQNPSQAR; from the coding sequence ATGCGATCGCTGAAAATCCTGCGCGCGCACAAGAAAGAAGTGGTCGACTCCTGGGTGGAGGCGGTCTTCGCCACCTACCCCCTCGAGACCACGGGCTTTCTGCGCACCGCGAGCGACCCCTTCACCAACCCTGTGGCGCACATGACGCGCGAGGCCGCGGGCGTGCTCTTCGACGCCGTGGCCGGGGAGGACGTGGAGGCCGCCACGGTGCGCGCCTCGCTTGACCGCTTCGTCAAGCTGCGCGCCGTGCAGAAGTTCGCGCCCAGCCAGAGCCTTGCGGTCTTCTATCTCATGAAGCCCATCCTCCGCGAAAAGGTCATGCCCGAGATGCGCCTCAAGGGGCGCCTTGAGGACTATCTCGACGCGGAATCGCGCCTCGACACCCTGGCGCTGCTCGCCTTCGACATCTATGCCGAAGCGCGGGAGACCGTGGCCGAGTCGCGCATCAAGGAGATCAAGAACCAGCACGCCCAGCTCGCCCGCTGGGCGCAGCGCCTTGAAAACGGGCCCGGCATGGCGCAAGCCCCGGAGCCCGAGAGCCCGGAAAAGGCCCCCAGGGACCACGCGGCCCCTGGACAGAACCCCAGCCAAGCGAGGTAG
- a CDS encoding OmpH family outer membrane protein, with product MRSIRIILPVLMGLLVLTGCQQQESQVAQPKIAIVDMGRVMRDSEPGKEGVKFLEAQQAGMQEQLDAIQDRLEKNPKDEAAMQELQRVYAASQQRMQAEQQNVVNLLFDSVQRVVNSYREAQGFDMILGAEAVASFKPGADVTAAIIAEVNKQKVEFKPVPESALSGMAPEGAPEAAPAPAVVPPPAEKPAEAAPAN from the coding sequence ATGCGCAGTATCCGAATCATCCTGCCCGTGCTCATGGGCCTGCTCGTTCTCACCGGCTGCCAGCAGCAGGAAAGCCAGGTCGCCCAGCCGAAAATCGCCATTGTGGACATGGGCCGCGTCATGCGCGACAGCGAGCCCGGCAAGGAAGGCGTGAAATTCCTCGAGGCCCAGCAGGCCGGCATGCAGGAACAGCTCGACGCCATCCAGGACCGCCTCGAAAAGAACCCCAAGGACGAGGCGGCCATGCAGGAGCTCCAACGCGTCTATGCCGCCTCGCAGCAGCGCATGCAGGCCGAGCAGCAGAACGTGGTCAACCTGCTCTTTGACAGCGTGCAGCGCGTGGTCAACAGCTACCGCGAGGCCCAGGGCTTTGACATGATCCTCGGGGCCGAGGCCGTGGCCTCCTTCAAGCCCGGCGCGGATGTCACCGCGGCCATCATCGCGGAAGTGAACAAGCAGAAGGTGGAGTTCAAGCCCGTGCCCGAAAGCGCGCTTTCCGGCATGGCCCCCGAGGGCGCGCCGGAAGCCGCCCCCGCCCCGGCCGTGGTTCCCCCGCCTGCGGAAAAGCCTGCGGAAGCCGCCCCGGCCAACTAG
- a CDS encoding TlyA family RNA methyltransferase, whose product MAKARVRADQLAFEQGLAESREKARSLIMAGRIALAPPEGSPPGQHPVPVPKPGHGYPQGTRLALLPGERYVSRGAYKLLTLLDNFHLDVTGLACVDAGASTGGFTDCLLQRGAARVYAVDVGRAQLHERLRADPRVVNLEGVNLRYAEPGLIPEPVDLLTGDVSFISLTLILPPCMAWLRPGGLAALLIKPQFELGPGEAVRGVVRDEAARQRAVDKIVTFCTGVLGLEAGGVLPAAIKGPKGNQEYMALFRRPE is encoded by the coding sequence ATGGCCAAGGCCCGCGTGCGCGCCGACCAGCTCGCCTTTGAGCAGGGCCTGGCCGAAAGCCGCGAAAAGGCGCGCAGCCTCATCATGGCCGGGCGCATCGCGCTCGCGCCGCCAGAGGGTTCGCCCCCGGGGCAGCACCCTGTGCCGGTGCCCAAGCCGGGCCACGGCTATCCCCAGGGCACGCGGCTCGCGCTTCTGCCAGGCGAGCGCTATGTGAGCCGCGGCGCCTACAAGCTGCTCACCCTGCTCGACAATTTCCATCTTGATGTCACGGGCCTGGCCTGCGTGGATGCCGGCGCCTCCACCGGCGGCTTCACCGACTGCCTGCTCCAGCGCGGGGCCGCCCGCGTCTATGCCGTGGACGTGGGGCGCGCCCAGCTCCACGAACGCTTGCGCGCCGACCCCCGCGTGGTCAACCTCGAGGGCGTGAACCTGCGCTACGCCGAGCCGGGGCTCATTCCCGAGCCCGTGGACCTGCTCACGGGCGATGTCTCCTTCATCTCGCTCACCCTGATATTACCGCCCTGCATGGCGTGGCTCAGGCCCGGGGGCCTCGCGGCCCTGCTCATCAAGCCGCAGTTCGAGCTCGGCCCGGGCGAGGCCGTGCGCGGCGTGGTGCGCGACGAGGCCGCCCGCCAGCGCGCGGTGGACAAGATCGTCACTTTCTGCACCGGGGTGCTCGGCCTCGAGGCCGGCGGCGTGCTCCCGGCGGCCATCAAGGGACCCAAGGGCAACCAGGAATATATGGCCCTGTTTCGGCGCCCGGAGTGA
- a CDS encoding flagellar motor protein MotB: MSGAWKVAYADFVTAMMAFFLLLWILNMVPPETRAGLAAYFSGERNFDSSATSPVSNNPFIQNTDKIDTRDLKISEVEKSHYAIAQKLKQMLMADAVPQNASGISADDVGVQLRVNSDIMFKPGEVALQPEGIKVLGDVLDIMKEYNLYLVVRGHADGSEARPPYDSPWELSGARAAAVLRYLADHGVKPTRLRGVAYGETRPLKPGISEESRAVNRRVEFFFHRPEVMSYSVVY; the protein is encoded by the coding sequence ATGAGCGGCGCATGGAAAGTGGCCTACGCCGACTTCGTGACGGCCATGATGGCCTTCTTTCTCCTGCTCTGGATCTTGAACATGGTGCCGCCGGAGACCCGCGCCGGCCTCGCCGCCTATTTCAGCGGCGAGCGCAACTTCGACTCCAGCGCCACCTCGCCCGTGTCCAACAATCCCTTCATCCAGAACACGGACAAGATCGACACGCGCGACCTCAAGATCAGCGAGGTGGAGAAATCCCACTACGCCATCGCCCAGAAGCTCAAGCAGATGCTCATGGCCGACGCGGTGCCGCAGAACGCCTCGGGCATCAGCGCCGACGACGTGGGCGTGCAGCTGCGCGTCAATTCGGACATCATGTTCAAGCCCGGCGAGGTGGCCCTCCAGCCCGAGGGCATCAAGGTTTTGGGCGACGTGCTCGACATCATGAAGGAATACAACCTCTATCTCGTGGTACGCGGCCATGCCGACGGCAGCGAGGCCCGGCCGCCCTATGACTCGCCGTGGGAGCTTTCCGGCGCCCGCGCCGCGGCCGTGCTGCGCTACCTCGCGGACCACGGCGTCAAGCCCACGCGCCTGCGCGGCGTGGCCTACGGCGAGACGCGGCCGCTCAAGCCCGGCATCTCGGAGGAAAGCCGCGCCGTGAACCGCCGCGTGGAGTTTTTCTTCCACCGGCCCGAGGTCATGTCCTACAGCGTGGTCTACTGA
- the motA gene encoding flagellar motor stator protein MotA, whose amino-acid sequence MYLLIGLIVVGVSVGVGYTMSHGDWGVLFQPAEFIIILGCAMGAFFGSQTKYTFGLILKSLKHLFADPGSSKARYLETLALLYALFSKMHREGVISIEGDVEKPESSPIFSKYPNISKDSTLVHFIGDTLRVYLTTGDPADIDSLMDMDMETMREEGMLPAHLVTHMAESLPGMGIVACVLGVVVTMGMINEPPDVLGHHIGAALVGTFFGILCCYGLFGPMGSKLENYVAEEHFYFNAVKEALAAAIRGSTPLIAVEYGRRAIPYPFRPTFPEMEEKLKSN is encoded by the coding sequence ATGTATCTGCTCATAGGCCTCATCGTTGTCGGAGTCTCCGTGGGCGTGGGTTACACCATGTCCCACGGCGACTGGGGCGTGCTCTTCCAGCCGGCGGAATTCATCATCATCCTCGGCTGCGCCATGGGCGCCTTCTTCGGCAGCCAGACCAAGTACACCTTCGGGCTCATCTTGAAGAGCCTCAAGCACCTCTTCGCCGACCCGGGCTCGAGCAAGGCCCGCTACCTCGAGACGCTGGCGCTCCTTTACGCGCTCTTTTCCAAGATGCACCGCGAGGGCGTCATCAGCATCGAAGGCGACGTGGAAAAGCCCGAATCCAGCCCCATTTTCAGCAAGTATCCCAATATCTCCAAGGATTCCACCCTCGTCCACTTCATCGGCGACACGTTGCGCGTCTACCTGACCACGGGCGACCCGGCCGACATCGACAGCCTCATGGACATGGACATGGAGACCATGCGCGAGGAGGGCATGCTGCCCGCGCACCTCGTGACGCACATGGCCGAGTCCCTGCCGGGCATGGGCATCGTGGCCTGCGTGCTCGGCGTTGTCGTCACCATGGGCATGATCAACGAGCCGCCGGACGTGCTCGGCCACCACATCGGCGCGGCCCTCGTGGGCACCTTCTTCGGCATCCTCTGCTGCTACGGCCTCTTCGGGCCCATGGGCTCCAAGCTCGAGAACTACGTCGCCGAAGAGCATTTTTACTTCAACGCCGTGAAGGAAGCGCTGGCCGCGGCCATCCGCGGGTCCACGCCGCTCATCGCCGTGGAATACGGGCGCCGGGCCATCCCCTACCCGTTCCGGCCCACCTTCCCGGAGATGGAAGAGAAGCTCAAGAGCAACTAG
- a CDS encoding AsmA-like C-terminal region-containing protein codes for MKRVLLCILGVLVLGVVGAAFYVTHMDAGFIVRRIAEATEKATGAPLELKETPHISLLPPGLRFGAARWSGVLDGNAVAVSLAGGMARLELEPLLSGALVVSELRLDRPEADIRLAAAAAGDAESGPAQAPGASDTRGRKAPDDALPFELGRLTVSQGALHLEDGARDIRVSGFNLALENLRRREEAGIQGDMVLLLRERAREAGARQSGEEAGEQATPLLEGNLAFKGELRYYAPNLTFRQVSVAFTPLRGMVPRELAPLQLTCEGALDLAALRLGLAEARLTAPQGRLELKGEGWLAPPAFKGDVTFAGSAAKLAALAGAKLPVGAGGAGDALELRAALDWSGKKGVVDARLQLGEAGNAAPQALLTFKGNANLEPLAVAGDVAITGSARRMAALGGLALPKGAPDTLDVRTRVAYATPALRLGGLDARAAGLTLAGDLTVDLPTAAQAPLSLGGKLRVGAVALDPWLTAEKGSPAVENRAPVGQSPAKGAPKTGSASSASALPALDLGLAVAELRYGGFGLRDMAARITGQSGRYTLGDFSASIRSGGALKGTATADLPASAYSVNASGAGIDIGALCAAAGKAGLASGSAGFTARLRAAGAGAPALLASLTGEGKLEARDLSAPALREAAEKLRALPMLKGGIPDRVTMVSAPFTASRGEITAKPVTATAQGISLRGEARASLPREYLEGSATVSAAGLNIPLTFKGPFDAVAVSVDPKFALDAGKTVIPRLLNNQRGTPPAGQTRGGSVRDDLGRAGELLRGVFGK; via the coding sequence ATGAAACGAGTCCTTCTCTGTATCTTGGGCGTCCTCGTCCTCGGCGTCGTCGGGGCGGCGTTCTATGTCACCCACATGGATGCGGGCTTCATCGTCCGGCGCATCGCCGAAGCCACGGAAAAGGCCACCGGCGCGCCGCTGGAGCTCAAGGAGACGCCGCATATCTCCCTGCTGCCGCCCGGGCTGCGCTTCGGCGCGGCCCGCTGGAGCGGCGTGCTCGACGGGAATGCCGTGGCCGTGTCGCTTGCGGGGGGGATGGCGCGCCTCGAGCTGGAACCGCTTTTGTCGGGCGCTCTCGTCGTCAGCGAGCTCAGGCTGGACCGGCCCGAGGCCGACATCCGCCTGGCCGCGGCCGCCGCCGGCGATGCGGAAAGCGGGCCGGCGCAAGCCCCGGGCGCCAGCGACACGAGGGGGCGCAAGGCCCCGGACGACGCGCTGCCCTTCGAGCTCGGGCGCCTCACCGTGAGCCAGGGCGCCCTCCACCTTGAGGACGGCGCCCGCGACATCCGCGTCTCGGGCTTCAACCTTGCGCTGGAAAACCTGCGCCGCCGCGAGGAGGCCGGCATCCAGGGCGACATGGTGCTCCTGCTGCGCGAAAGGGCCCGGGAGGCCGGCGCGCGCCAGAGTGGAGAGGAAGCTGGCGAACAGGCCACGCCGCTTCTGGAGGGCAATCTCGCCTTCAAGGGCGAGCTGCGCTATTACGCGCCCAACCTGACCTTCCGGCAGGTTTCCGTGGCCTTCACCCCGCTTCGGGGCATGGTCCCGCGCGAGCTCGCGCCGCTGCAACTCACCTGCGAGGGCGCGCTCGACCTCGCCGCGCTCCGGCTGGGCCTGGCCGAGGCGCGGCTCACCGCGCCGCAGGGCCGGCTGGAGCTCAAGGGCGAGGGATGGCTTGCGCCGCCGGCCTTCAAGGGCGATGTCACGTTCGCCGGCTCCGCGGCCAAGCTGGCGGCGCTCGCCGGCGCGAAGCTGCCCGTGGGAGCGGGGGGTGCGGGGGACGCGCTCGAGCTGCGCGCCGCTCTCGACTGGTCGGGAAAAAAGGGCGTCGTTGACGCCCGGCTCCAACTGGGCGAGGCCGGCAACGCCGCGCCGCAGGCCCTGCTGACCTTCAAGGGCAACGCGAACCTCGAGCCCCTGGCCGTTGCCGGCGACGTGGCGATCACCGGCTCGGCGCGCAGGATGGCCGCGCTCGGGGGCTTGGCGCTCCCCAAGGGGGCGCCCGATACCCTTGATGTGCGGACCCGGGTGGCCTATGCCACTCCGGCCCTGCGGCTCGGCGGCCTTGACGCAAGGGCGGCCGGCCTCACCCTCGCGGGCGACCTCACCGTGGACCTGCCCACGGCCGCGCAGGCGCCCCTCTCGCTCGGCGGCAAGCTGCGCGTGGGCGCGGTTGCGCTCGACCCGTGGCTCACGGCCGAAAAGGGCAGCCCAGCGGTGGAAAACCGGGCGCCCGTAGGCCAGAGTCCCGCCAAGGGCGCCCCCAAGACCGGGAGCGCAAGCTCCGCCAGCGCCCTGCCCGCGCTCGACCTGGGCCTCGCCGTGGCCGAGCTGCGCTACGGGGGCTTTGGCCTTCGCGACATGGCGGCCCGCATCACGGGCCAGAGCGGGCGCTATACCCTCGGTGATTTTTCCGCCAGCATCCGCAGCGGCGGCGCGCTCAAGGGCACGGCCACTGCCGACCTCCCGGCTTCGGCCTACAGCGTCAACGCAAGCGGCGCGGGCATTGATATCGGCGCGCTCTGCGCCGCCGCCGGCAAGGCGGGGCTGGCCTCAGGGAGCGCCGGCTTCACGGCGCGCCTCAGGGCGGCGGGCGCGGGCGCTCCGGCCCTTTTGGCCAGCCTCACCGGCGAGGGCAAGCTCGAGGCGCGCGACCTCTCCGCCCCGGCCTTGCGCGAGGCTGCCGAAAAGCTGCGCGCCCTGCCCATGCTCAAGGGCGGCATCCCCGACCGCGTCACCATGGTGAGCGCGCCCTTCACGGCCAGCAGGGGCGAGATCACGGCCAAGCCCGTGACGGCCACGGCACAGGGCATTTCCCTGAGGGGCGAGGCGCGCGCGAGCCTGCCGCGTGAATATCTCGAGGGCTCGGCCACGGTGAGCGCCGCGGGCCTCAACATCCCCCTCACTTTCAAGGGGCCCTTCGACGCCGTGGCCGTGAGCGTCGACCCGAAGTTCGCCCTGGATGCGGGCAAGACGGTCATCCCCCGGCTCCTCAACAACCAGCGCGGGACGCCACCGGCCGGCCAGACAAGAGGCGGGAGCGTCCGCGACGACCTCGGCCGGGCGGGCGAGCTTTTGCGGGGCGTCTTCGGGAAATGA
- a CDS encoding AEC family transporter has protein sequence MVLLQAFGGVLSLLLVVGVGYVLAGRGWFPPAVRGLLPKLVTNVALPPFLMCTILRSFGREDLWRMLQGTLLPLLAMVLMYALAYAVGRAAGVERRHFGLFCACVSNPNTIFIGIPVNMALFGEEAVAYVLLYYFASTSFFWTVGNYAISRDERAPGAAAPRADGDGHPGGGRRKALVSAPVFGFLAGISLALLHVELPGFLLEAARLVGSLTTPLALIYIGVTLHEMDLRHLRVTRDMALALTGRMVASPLLVWALLPLFGLPSLMGKVFVMQASLPVLMQVAILSGYYNTDPEFGSLMVSLSTLACAVTIPVYMLLLSL, from the coding sequence ATGGTCTTGTTGCAGGCATTCGGGGGCGTGCTGAGCCTTTTGCTCGTGGTGGGCGTGGGGTATGTGCTGGCCGGGCGCGGCTGGTTCCCGCCGGCGGTGCGCGGCCTGCTGCCCAAGCTCGTGACCAATGTGGCGCTCCCGCCCTTCCTCATGTGCACCATTTTGCGCTCCTTCGGCCGCGAGGACCTCTGGCGCATGCTCCAGGGCACGCTGTTGCCGCTCCTCGCCATGGTGCTCATGTATGCGCTCGCCTATGCGGTGGGCCGCGCCGCCGGCGTGGAGCGCCGGCACTTCGGGCTTTTTTGCGCCTGCGTCTCCAACCCGAACACCATCTTCATCGGCATCCCGGTCAACATGGCGCTCTTCGGAGAGGAGGCCGTGGCCTATGTGCTCCTCTACTATTTTGCGAGCACGTCCTTTTTCTGGACAGTGGGCAACTACGCCATCAGCAGGGACGAGCGCGCGCCCGGCGCCGCCGCACCGCGGGCGGACGGGGATGGCCACCCGGGCGGCGGGAGGCGCAAGGCGCTCGTTTCCGCGCCGGTGTTCGGCTTTCTCGCCGGCATCTCGCTGGCGCTTTTGCATGTGGAGCTGCCGGGCTTTCTGCTGGAGGCCGCGCGCCTCGTGGGCAGCCTCACCACGCCGCTGGCCCTCATCTATATCGGCGTGACCCTGCACGAGATGGATCTGCGCCATTTGCGCGTCACGCGCGACATGGCGCTGGCGCTCACGGGCCGCATGGTGGCGAGCCCGCTTTTGGTCTGGGCGCTCTTGCCGCTGTTCGGCCTGCCCTCGCTCATGGGCAAGGTCTTCGTCATGCAGGCGTCGCTTCCCGTGCTCATGCAGGTGGCCATCCTGAGCGGCTATTACAATACCGACCCGGAGTTCGGCTCGCTCATGGTCTCCTTGTCCACGCTCGCCTGCGCCGTGACCATCCCTGTCTATATGCTGCTGTTATCGCTGTGA